The Betta splendens chromosome 7, fBetSpl5.4, whole genome shotgun sequence genome includes a window with the following:
- the ralgapb gene encoding ral GTPase-activating protein subunit beta isoform X15, whose amino-acid sequence MYSEWRSLQLVVQSDQGHVSVLHSYPSSVGTEVANAVVKPLGTAVSPVATENILKTDKEVKWTMEVLCYGLTLPLEGDTVKLCVDVYTDWMMALVSPRDSMPQPVVKEPNMYVQTILKHLYNVFVPRPEQHSLNHIRLCQQVLTAVQKLARESVSMVRETWEVLLLFLLRINDTLLAPPTVGVGVAEKLAEKLMAVLFEVWLLACARCFPTPPYWKTAREMLANWRHHPPVVEQWSRVACALTSRLLRFTHGPSFPPFKVPDEDANLIPLEMDNDCVAQTWYRFLHMLSNPVDLSNPAIVSTTPKFQEQFLNSSGIPHEVVLHPCLKQLPQIFFRAMRGISCLVDAFLGISRPRADSAPPTPVNRMSMSPPPCIANTTPPHSRKQRHTVVTKTTSKSSTGSGQPTKASQQQQQQQQQQQQQQQQQTSSSPTLLSSPNQSTWESRPLPAPTRPKVNSILNLFGQWLFDAALVHCKLHSGLSRDPSMTAIATQVGLELRRKGSQMSTDSMVSNPMFDANEFPESYEAGRAEACGTLCRIFCSKKTGEEILPVYLSRFYMVLIQGLQISDFICRPVLASIILNSSSLFCTDLKGINVVVPYFIAALETIVPDRELSKFKIYVNPTDLRRASINILLAMLPLPHHFGNIKSEVLLEGKFNEEDGWPHDQPVSFLSLRLRLVNVLIGALQTETDPINTQLILGAMLNIVQDSALLESIGAQTETGSIDGSHMTVKSQSHSRTNSGISFTSGGSAEATSPDSERPAQALLRDYDTAAGLLVRSIHLVTQRLNSQWRQDMSISLAALELLAGLAKVKVGVDSADRKRAVSSICGYIVYQCSRPAPLQSRDLHSMIVAAFQFLCVWLTEHPDMLDEKDCLVEVLEIVELGISGSKSRQEQEVRHKGEKEHNPASMRVKDAAEATLSCIMQVLGAFPSPSGPASTCSLLNEDTLIRYARLSATGGSNFRYFVLDNSVILAMLEQPLGNEQNPSPSVTVLIRGTAGRHAWTMQLFHQPRGARANQRVFVPEGRPTPNNDVGIKYNVKQRPFPEEVDKIPLVKADVSIPDLDDIVSKELEVQHDKLRALMTKQIDYEGALERHSEDIWKSKCFPDPQIDCKPPPPSQEFQTARLFLSQFGFLSLEALKEPSNSRLPPHLIGLESSLPGFFDDVSYLDLLPCRPFDTVFIFYVRAGQKSSAEILRNVESSSSVQPHFLEFLLSLGWPVDVGRHPGWTGHLDTSWSLNSCSESNDIQQTEEANTPEDTGGSVFNGEKQVLYYADALTEIAFVVPSLTENSEESSVHSDSTVEADTNSDLMPTLLKQPNLTLELFPNHSESLESAKKLSPLVKTKRSSSGKSFPPLGPETKVFVVWVERFDDIENFPLSDLLAETSTGLEASMSNSTSCRSGLLEKDVPLIFIHPLKTGLFRIRLHGAVGKFGMVNPLVDGMVVSRRALGFLVRQTVINVCRRKRLESDLYNPPHVRRKQKITEIVQRYRNKQLEPEFYTSLFHEVGEGRPHL is encoded by the exons ATGTACTCCGAGTGGCGCTCGCTGCAGTTGGTGGTGCAGAGTGACCAGGGCCATGTCAGTGTTCTGCACTCCTATCCCTCCAGCGTAGGCACAGAGGTGGCCAATGCTGTTGTCAAGCCTCTGGGCACAGCTGTAAGCCCTGTTGCCACAGAGAACATTCTTAAGACAGACAAAGAG GTAAAGTGGACCATGGAGGTGCTGTGTTATGGCCTCACCCTCCCTCTTGAGGGGGACACTGTCAAGCTTTGTGTAGATGTATacacagactggatgatggcctTGGTTTCACCCAGGGACTCAATGCCTCAGCCTGTGGTCAAGGAGCCCAATATGTATGTGCAGACCATTCTGAAACATCTCTACAATGTATTTGTACCAAG ACCTGAGCAGCACAGTCTCAACCACATCAGGCTGTGCCAGCAGGTTCTGACTGCAGTCCAGAAACTGGCAAGAGAATCTGTCTCCATGGTGAGGGAAACCTgggaggtgctgctgctcttcctgcttCGCATCAACGACACTTTGCTTGCCCCGCCCACAGTTGGAG TTGGTGTAGCGGAGAAACTGGCGGAGAAATTGATGGCAGTGCTGTTTGAAGTGTGGCTGCTGGCATGTGCTCGTTGCTTTCCCACACCACCATACTGGAAGACGGCAAGGGAGATGCTGGCCAACTGGAGACACCACCCTCCTGTTGTAGAGCAGTGGAGCAGAGTGGCCTGTGCCCTTACCTCCAG ACTTTTGCGTTTTACCCATGGACCCTCCTTCCCACCTTTTAAAGTTCCTGATGAGGATGCCAACCTGATTCCTTTAGAGATGGACAATGACTGTGTGGCACAGACATGGTACCGCTTCCTCCATATGCTCAG CAACCCAGTGGACCTTAGCAACCCTGCGATAGTGAGCACCACTCCAAAGTTTCAGGAACAGTTTCTCAACTCCAGCGGTATCCCTCATGAAGTGGTGCTGCATCCATGTTTGAAACAGCTGCCCCAGATCTTCTTCAGGGCCATGAGGGGCATCAGCTGCCTTGTGGATGCTTTCTTAG GTATTTCACGTCCCAGGGCTGACAGTGCTCCGCCCACCCCTGTTAATAGAATGAGCATGTCTCCACCCCCCTGCATTGCCAACACTACGCCCCCTCACAGCCGCAAGCAACGGCATACAGTGGTCACCAAAACTACAAGCAAGAGTTCAACC GGCAGCGGTCAACCTACCAAAGCAtcccagcaacagcaacagcagcagcagcagcagcagcaacagcagcagcagcaaacttCGTCCTCCCCGACACTGTTGTCCAGCCCCAACCAGAGCACCTGGGAGTCTCGACCGCTTCCGGCGCCGACACGGCCCAAGGTCAACAGCATCCTCAACCTCTTCGGCCAGTGGCTTTTTGACGCGGCACTTGTCCACTGTAAGCTCCACAGCGGCCTCAGTAGAGACCCTAGCATGACCG CAATAGCTACACAAGTAGGTCTGGAGTTGAGAAGAAAGGGTTCCCAAATGTCCACTGACTCCATGGTGTCTAACCCCATGTTCGATGCCAATGAGTTCCCAGAGAGCTATGAGGCAGGACGGGCTGAGGCCTGCGGGACTCTGTGTCGCATTTTTTGTAGCAAGAAAACCGGTGAAGAAATTCTGCCTGTTTACCTTTCAAG GTTCTACATGGTTCTCATTCAGGGTCTGCAGATCTCTGACTTCATCTGTAGACCGGTTCTGGCTTCTATCATTCTTaactcttcctctctcttctgtaCTGACCTTAAGGGCATCAATGTGGTGGTGCCCTACTTCATAGCTGCTTTGGAGACTATTGTACCAGACAG AGAGCTTTCTAAATTCAAAATCTATGTAAATCCAACCGACTTGAGGAGAGCCTCCATCAACATCCTGCTTGCTATGTTGCCGCTGCCACATCACTTTGGCAATATCAAGTCAGAG GTTCTGTTGGAGGGAAAGTTCAATGAGGAGGATGGATGGCCTCACGATCAGCCCGTGTCTTTCCTGTCCTTGAGGCTACGTCTTGTCAACGTCCTCATAGGGGCACTGCAGACTGAGACCGATCCTATCAACACACAGCTCATCCTTG GTGCAATGCTAAATATTGTTCAAGACTCAGCGCTTTTGGAGTCCATAGGTGCACAGACTGAAACA GGGAGTATAGATGGGAGCCACATGACtgtgaagagtcagagtcaCAGCCGTACAAACAGCGGAATTAGTTTCACCAGTGGAGGCAGCgccgaggccaccagtccagacTCAGAGCGTCCAGCCCAGGCCCTACTTCGGGACTAtg ATACAGCGGCGGGCCTGTTGGTGCGCAGCATCCACCTGGTTACTCAGAGGCTCAACTCCCAGTGGAGGCAGGACATGAGCATCTCACTGGCcgccctggagctgctggccgGGCTTGCTAAG GTAAAAGTGGGAGTAGACTCTGCTGATCGCAAACGTGCTGTCAGCTCCATATGTGGGTACATTGTGTACCAGTGTAGCCGTCCAGCCCCTCTTCAGTCGCGAGACCTCCACTCCATGATTGTAGCAGCTTTCCAGTTCCTATGTGTGTGGCTCACGGAGCACCCAGACATGTTGGATGAAAAG GATTGTTTGGTAGAGGTTTTGGAAATCGTAGAGCTGGGTATCTCTGGCAGCAAGTCCCGGCAGGAACAAGAGGTCCGACATAAAGGGGAGAAGGAGCACAACCCTGCATCAATGAGGGTGAAGGATGCTGCTGAGGCGACTTTGTCGTG TATCATGCAGGTGTTGGGGGCCTTCCCTTCTCCCAGCGGGCcggcctccacctgcagcctgctgaATGAAGACACCCTGATTCGCTACGCCAGACTTAGTGCCACAGGAGGCAGCAACTTCCGTTATTTTGTCCTGGACAACTCTGTCATCCTCGCCATGCTGGAACAACCTCTCGGCAACGAGCAGA ACCCTAGTCCATCAGTCACGGTTTTGATTCGAGGCACAGCTGGCAGACATGCCTGGACCATGCAGCTCTTCCACCAACCCAGAGGAGCTCGGGCCAATCAGAGG gtgtttgttcCTGAGGGCCGTCCAACGCCAAATAATGATGTAGGGATCAAGTACAATGTCAAGCAGAGACCCTTTCCTGAAGAGGTGGATAAGATTCCTCTTGTTAAAGCTGATGTCAGTATTCCAGACTTGGATGACATCGTCAGTAAAGAG CTAGAGGTTCAGCACGACAAGCTCCGCGCTCTGATGACCAAACAGATCGACTACGAGGGTGCTTTGGAGCGGCACAGTGAAGACATCTGGAAGTCCAAGTGTTTCCCTGACCCACAGATCGACTGCAAACCCCCGCCGCCCTCGCAGGAGTTCCAGACGGCACGCCTCTTCCTCTCGCAGTTTGGCTTTCTCTCTCTGGAAGCGCTCAAG GAGCCCAGCAACAGTCGTCTACCTCCTCATCTGATTGGCCTAGAATCATCCTTGCCTGGATTTTTCGATGACGTCAGCTACCTGGACCTGCTTCCCTGCCGACCATTTGACACTGTCTTCATTTTCTATGTTAGAGCTGGACAGAAAAGCAGTGCCGAG ATCTTGAGGAATGTGGAGTCATCATCCAGCGTCCAGCCCCACTTTCTGGAATTCTTGCTGTCCTTGGGCTGGCCTGTGGATGTGGGACGCCACCCAGGATGGACAGGGCACCTAGATACCAGCTGGTCCCTTAACTCCTGCTCTGAAAGCAATGATATACAACAAACAG AGGAAGCAAATACTCCTGAGGACACAGGAGGCTCGGTGTTTAATGGGGAGAAGCAAGTTTTATATTATGCTGACGCTCTGACAGAGATTGCCTTTGTTGTTCCTTCTCTAACTGAAAATTCAG aGGAGTCATCGGTGCACAGTGACTCCACAGTGGAGGCGGACACCAACTCAGACCTCATGCCTACTTTACTGAAACAACCTAATCTCACACTGGAGCTGTTCCCCAACCATTCTGAATCCCTGGAGTCTGCTAAAAAG TTAAGTCCTTTGGTGAAGACAAAGAGATCGTCATCTGGAAAGTCTTTCCCACCACTGGGTCCGGAGACGAAGGTGTTTGTGGTCTGGGTGGAGCGCTTTGATGATATCG AGAACTTCCCATTGTCTGATCTCTTGGCGGAAACCAGCACGGGCCTAGAAGCTAGCATGAGCAACAGCACTTCCTGCAG GTCGGGTTTACTTGAGAAGGACGTTCCTCTGATCTTCATCCACCCTCTGAAAACGGGACTCTTCAGGATCCGGCTGCATGGAGCTGTGGGCAAATTTGGCATGGTGAATCCCCTGGTGGACGGCATGGTGGTCAGCCGCAGAGCTCTAG GTTTTCTTGTGCGTCAGACGGTCATCAACGTGTGCCGGCGGAAGCGTCTGGAAAGTGACTTGTACAACCCGCCTCATGTGAGACGGAAGCAGAAAATAACTGAGATTGTCCAGCGTTATCGCaacaagcagctggagcccGAGTTCTACACCTCGCTCTTCCACGAGGTGGGAGAGGGAAGGCCTCATCTCTAA
- the ralgapb gene encoding ral GTPase-activating protein subunit beta isoform X16, with protein MYSEWRSLQLVVQSDQGHVSVLHSYPSSVGTEVANAVVKPLGTAVSPVATENILKTDKEVKWTMEVLCYGLTLPLEGDTVKLCVDVYTDWMMALVSPRDSMPQPVVKEPNMYVQTILKHLYNVFVPRPEQHSLNHIRLCQQVLTAVQKLARESVSMVRETWEVLLLFLLRINDTLLAPPTVGVGVAEKLAEKLMAVLFEVWLLACARCFPTPPYWKTAREMLANWRHHPPVVEQWSRVACALTSRLLRFTHGPSFPPFKVPDEDANLIPLEMDNDCVAQTWYRFLHMLSNPVDLSNPAIVSTTPKFQEQFLNSSGIPHEVVLHPCLKQLPQIFFRAMRGISCLVDAFLGISRPRADSAPPTPVNRMSMSPPPCIANTTPPHSRKQRHTVVTKTTSKSSTGSGQPTKASQQQQQQQQQQQQQQQQQTSSSPTLLSSPNQSTWESRPLPAPTRPKVNSILNLFGQWLFDAALVHCKLHSGLSRDPSMTAIATQVGLELRRKGSQMSTDSMVSNPMFDANEFPESYEAGRAEACGTLCRIFCSKKTGEEILPVYLSRFYMVLIQGLQISDFICRPVLASIILNSSSLFCTDLKGINVVVPYFIAALETIVPDRELSKFKIYVNPTDLRRASINILLAMLPLPHHFGNIKSEVLLEGKFNEEDGWPHDQPVSFLSLRLRLVNVLIGALQTETDPINTQLILGAMLNIVQDSALLESIGAQTETGSIDGSHMTVKSQSHSRTNSGISFTSGGSAEATSPDSERPAQALLRDYALPDTAAGLLVRSIHLVTQRLNSQWRQDMSISLAALELLAGLAKVKVGVDSADRKRAVSSICGYIVYQCSRPAPLQSRDLHSMIVAAFQFLCVWLTEHPDMLDEKDCLVEVLEIVELGISGSKSRQEQEVRHKGEKEHNPASMRVKDAAEATLSCIMQVLGAFPSPSGPASTCSLLNEDTLIRYARLSATGGSNFRYFVLDNSVILAMLEQPLGNEQNPSPSVTVLIRGTAGRHAWTMQLFHQPRGARANQRVFVPEGRPTPNNDVGIKYNVKQRPFPEEVDKIPLVKADVSIPDLDDIVSKELEVQHDKLRALMTKQIDYEGALERHSEDIWKSKCFPDPQIDCKPPPPSQEFQTARLFLSQFGFLSLEALKEPSNSRLPPHLIGLESSLPGFFDDVSYLDLLPCRPFDTVFIFYVRAGQKSSAEILRNVESSSSVQPHFLEFLLSLGWPVDVGRHPGWTGHLDTSWSLNSCSESNDIQQTEEANTPEDTGGSVFNGEKQVLYYADALTEIAFVVPSLTENSEESSVHSDSTVEADTNSDLMPTLLKQPNLTLELFPNHSESLESAKKLSPLVKTKRSSSGKSFPPLGPETKVFVVWVERFDDIENFPLSDLLAETSTGLEASMSNSTSCRSGLLEKDVPLIFIHPLKTGLFRIRLHGAVGKFGMVNPLVDGMVVSRRALGFLVRQTVINVCRRKRLESDLYNPPHVRRKQKITEIVQRYRNKQLEPEFYTSLFHEVGEGRPHL; from the exons ATGTACTCCGAGTGGCGCTCGCTGCAGTTGGTGGTGCAGAGTGACCAGGGCCATGTCAGTGTTCTGCACTCCTATCCCTCCAGCGTAGGCACAGAGGTGGCCAATGCTGTTGTCAAGCCTCTGGGCACAGCTGTAAGCCCTGTTGCCACAGAGAACATTCTTAAGACAGACAAAGAG GTAAAGTGGACCATGGAGGTGCTGTGTTATGGCCTCACCCTCCCTCTTGAGGGGGACACTGTCAAGCTTTGTGTAGATGTATacacagactggatgatggcctTGGTTTCACCCAGGGACTCAATGCCTCAGCCTGTGGTCAAGGAGCCCAATATGTATGTGCAGACCATTCTGAAACATCTCTACAATGTATTTGTACCAAG ACCTGAGCAGCACAGTCTCAACCACATCAGGCTGTGCCAGCAGGTTCTGACTGCAGTCCAGAAACTGGCAAGAGAATCTGTCTCCATGGTGAGGGAAACCTgggaggtgctgctgctcttcctgcttCGCATCAACGACACTTTGCTTGCCCCGCCCACAGTTGGAG TTGGTGTAGCGGAGAAACTGGCGGAGAAATTGATGGCAGTGCTGTTTGAAGTGTGGCTGCTGGCATGTGCTCGTTGCTTTCCCACACCACCATACTGGAAGACGGCAAGGGAGATGCTGGCCAACTGGAGACACCACCCTCCTGTTGTAGAGCAGTGGAGCAGAGTGGCCTGTGCCCTTACCTCCAG ACTTTTGCGTTTTACCCATGGACCCTCCTTCCCACCTTTTAAAGTTCCTGATGAGGATGCCAACCTGATTCCTTTAGAGATGGACAATGACTGTGTGGCACAGACATGGTACCGCTTCCTCCATATGCTCAG CAACCCAGTGGACCTTAGCAACCCTGCGATAGTGAGCACCACTCCAAAGTTTCAGGAACAGTTTCTCAACTCCAGCGGTATCCCTCATGAAGTGGTGCTGCATCCATGTTTGAAACAGCTGCCCCAGATCTTCTTCAGGGCCATGAGGGGCATCAGCTGCCTTGTGGATGCTTTCTTAG GTATTTCACGTCCCAGGGCTGACAGTGCTCCGCCCACCCCTGTTAATAGAATGAGCATGTCTCCACCCCCCTGCATTGCCAACACTACGCCCCCTCACAGCCGCAAGCAACGGCATACAGTGGTCACCAAAACTACAAGCAAGAGTTCAACC GGCAGCGGTCAACCTACCAAAGCAtcccagcaacagcaacagcagcagcagcagcagcagcaacagcagcagcagcaaacttCGTCCTCCCCGACACTGTTGTCCAGCCCCAACCAGAGCACCTGGGAGTCTCGACCGCTTCCGGCGCCGACACGGCCCAAGGTCAACAGCATCCTCAACCTCTTCGGCCAGTGGCTTTTTGACGCGGCACTTGTCCACTGTAAGCTCCACAGCGGCCTCAGTAGAGACCCTAGCATGACCG CAATAGCTACACAAGTAGGTCTGGAGTTGAGAAGAAAGGGTTCCCAAATGTCCACTGACTCCATGGTGTCTAACCCCATGTTCGATGCCAATGAGTTCCCAGAGAGCTATGAGGCAGGACGGGCTGAGGCCTGCGGGACTCTGTGTCGCATTTTTTGTAGCAAGAAAACCGGTGAAGAAATTCTGCCTGTTTACCTTTCAAG GTTCTACATGGTTCTCATTCAGGGTCTGCAGATCTCTGACTTCATCTGTAGACCGGTTCTGGCTTCTATCATTCTTaactcttcctctctcttctgtaCTGACCTTAAGGGCATCAATGTGGTGGTGCCCTACTTCATAGCTGCTTTGGAGACTATTGTACCAGACAG AGAGCTTTCTAAATTCAAAATCTATGTAAATCCAACCGACTTGAGGAGAGCCTCCATCAACATCCTGCTTGCTATGTTGCCGCTGCCACATCACTTTGGCAATATCAAGTCAGAG GTTCTGTTGGAGGGAAAGTTCAATGAGGAGGATGGATGGCCTCACGATCAGCCCGTGTCTTTCCTGTCCTTGAGGCTACGTCTTGTCAACGTCCTCATAGGGGCACTGCAGACTGAGACCGATCCTATCAACACACAGCTCATCCTTG GTGCAATGCTAAATATTGTTCAAGACTCAGCGCTTTTGGAGTCCATAGGTGCACAGACTGAAACA GGGAGTATAGATGGGAGCCACATGACtgtgaagagtcagagtcaCAGCCGTACAAACAGCGGAATTAGTTTCACCAGTGGAGGCAGCgccgaggccaccagtccagacTCAGAGCGTCCAGCCCAGGCCCTACTTCGGGACTAtg CTCTTCCAGATACAGCGGCGGGCCTGTTGGTGCGCAGCATCCACCTGGTTACTCAGAGGCTCAACTCCCAGTGGAGGCAGGACATGAGCATCTCACTGGCcgccctggagctgctggccgGGCTTGCTAAG GTAAAAGTGGGAGTAGACTCTGCTGATCGCAAACGTGCTGTCAGCTCCATATGTGGGTACATTGTGTACCAGTGTAGCCGTCCAGCCCCTCTTCAGTCGCGAGACCTCCACTCCATGATTGTAGCAGCTTTCCAGTTCCTATGTGTGTGGCTCACGGAGCACCCAGACATGTTGGATGAAAAG GATTGTTTGGTAGAGGTTTTGGAAATCGTAGAGCTGGGTATCTCTGGCAGCAAGTCCCGGCAGGAACAAGAGGTCCGACATAAAGGGGAGAAGGAGCACAACCCTGCATCAATGAGGGTGAAGGATGCTGCTGAGGCGACTTTGTCGTG TATCATGCAGGTGTTGGGGGCCTTCCCTTCTCCCAGCGGGCcggcctccacctgcagcctgctgaATGAAGACACCCTGATTCGCTACGCCAGACTTAGTGCCACAGGAGGCAGCAACTTCCGTTATTTTGTCCTGGACAACTCTGTCATCCTCGCCATGCTGGAACAACCTCTCGGCAACGAGCAGA ACCCTAGTCCATCAGTCACGGTTTTGATTCGAGGCACAGCTGGCAGACATGCCTGGACCATGCAGCTCTTCCACCAACCCAGAGGAGCTCGGGCCAATCAGAGG gtgtttgttcCTGAGGGCCGTCCAACGCCAAATAATGATGTAGGGATCAAGTACAATGTCAAGCAGAGACCCTTTCCTGAAGAGGTGGATAAGATTCCTCTTGTTAAAGCTGATGTCAGTATTCCAGACTTGGATGACATCGTCAGTAAAGAG CTAGAGGTTCAGCACGACAAGCTCCGCGCTCTGATGACCAAACAGATCGACTACGAGGGTGCTTTGGAGCGGCACAGTGAAGACATCTGGAAGTCCAAGTGTTTCCCTGACCCACAGATCGACTGCAAACCCCCGCCGCCCTCGCAGGAGTTCCAGACGGCACGCCTCTTCCTCTCGCAGTTTGGCTTTCTCTCTCTGGAAGCGCTCAAG GAGCCCAGCAACAGTCGTCTACCTCCTCATCTGATTGGCCTAGAATCATCCTTGCCTGGATTTTTCGATGACGTCAGCTACCTGGACCTGCTTCCCTGCCGACCATTTGACACTGTCTTCATTTTCTATGTTAGAGCTGGACAGAAAAGCAGTGCCGAG ATCTTGAGGAATGTGGAGTCATCATCCAGCGTCCAGCCCCACTTTCTGGAATTCTTGCTGTCCTTGGGCTGGCCTGTGGATGTGGGACGCCACCCAGGATGGACAGGGCACCTAGATACCAGCTGGTCCCTTAACTCCTGCTCTGAAAGCAATGATATACAACAAACAG AGGAAGCAAATACTCCTGAGGACACAGGAGGCTCGGTGTTTAATGGGGAGAAGCAAGTTTTATATTATGCTGACGCTCTGACAGAGATTGCCTTTGTTGTTCCTTCTCTAACTGAAAATTCAG aGGAGTCATCGGTGCACAGTGACTCCACAGTGGAGGCGGACACCAACTCAGACCTCATGCCTACTTTACTGAAACAACCTAATCTCACACTGGAGCTGTTCCCCAACCATTCTGAATCCCTGGAGTCTGCTAAAAAG TTAAGTCCTTTGGTGAAGACAAAGAGATCGTCATCTGGAAAGTCTTTCCCACCACTGGGTCCGGAGACGAAGGTGTTTGTGGTCTGGGTGGAGCGCTTTGATGATATCG AGAACTTCCCATTGTCTGATCTCTTGGCGGAAACCAGCACGGGCCTAGAAGCTAGCATGAGCAACAGCACTTCCTGCAG GTCGGGTTTACTTGAGAAGGACGTTCCTCTGATCTTCATCCACCCTCTGAAAACGGGACTCTTCAGGATCCGGCTGCATGGAGCTGTGGGCAAATTTGGCATGGTGAATCCCCTGGTGGACGGCATGGTGGTCAGCCGCAGAGCTCTAG GTTTTCTTGTGCGTCAGACGGTCATCAACGTGTGCCGGCGGAAGCGTCTGGAAAGTGACTTGTACAACCCGCCTCATGTGAGACGGAAGCAGAAAATAACTGAGATTGTCCAGCGTTATCGCaacaagcagctggagcccGAGTTCTACACCTCGCTCTTCCACGAGGTGGGAGAGGGAAGGCCTCATCTCTAA